One genomic window of Cannabis sativa cultivar Pink pepper isolate KNU-18-1 chromosome 2, ASM2916894v1, whole genome shotgun sequence includes the following:
- the LOC133034111 gene encoding uncharacterized protein LOC133034111, whose translation MTSPWPFAVWGIDLIGSLPQAKGGVKYAVVAVDCFTKWAEAKPLATITSKKVLDFVVKSIVCRYGVPQIIVSDNGKQLNSDLFTEFCKKNGIVKSFASVAHPQANGQVEVVNITLKTTLKKRLEAAKGRWSKELPQVPWSYRTSHRTTQGILPSHSPMGVKPCSQLRPKSPHTEINTMNNIVTTYS comes from the coding sequence ATGACCTCCCCGTGGCCCTTTGCTGTGTGGGGGATAGATTTAATTGGATCTCTACCACAAGCAAAGGGTGGAGTTAAATATGCAGTAGTCGCAGTAGACTGCTTCACAAAGTGGGCTGAGGCGAAACCTTTGGCCACCATAACTTCAAAAAAGGTACTCGACTTCGTCGTGAAGAGCATTGTATGTCGCTATGGAGTTCCACAAATAATAGTATCAGATAATGGAAAACAATTGAATAGTGATTTATTTACAGAGTTTTGTAAGAAGAATGGTATAGTCAAGAGTTTTGCTTCAGTAGCTCACCCACAAGCTAATGGACAAGTTGAGGTTGTAAACATAACATTGAAGACTACGTTAAAGAAGCGCCTAGAGGCTGCCAAAGGAAGATGGTCGAAGGAGCTCCCACAAGTACCCTGGTCCTATAGGACCTCACACAGAACCACACAGGGCATACTCCCTTCTCACTCACCTATGGGAGTGAAGCCATGCTCCCAGTTGAGACCCAAGTCACCTCACACCGAAATCAATACTATGAACAACATCGTAACCACCTACTCCTAG
- the LOC115720846 gene encoding protein neprosin, which translates to MGILAGRKRALLLYYYYVVPLLLFLFFVQTFSLVSALNYTTKQQVSSLRLDRIRRHLDKINKPPVITIPSPDGDIIDCVHKRKQPALDHPKLKNHKIQKVAPEMPKFKKKREENDEMGSSSSSSSNSGSSNEVKGAMLMQMWHTNGTRRCPKGTVPIRRSTTHDVLRAKSLFDFGKKQRNTNSLLHRRRREDAPDVVSGNGHEHAIAYTGSSEEVYGAKATINVWDPSIEVVNEFSLSQIWVLSGSFDGSDLNSIEAGWQVSPELYGDSRPRLFTYWTTDSYQATGCYNLLCAGFIQTNSRIAIGAAISPVSSFSTNQYDVTILIWKDPKLGNWWMGFGDNTLVGYWPAELFTHLAEHATMVEWGGEVVNSRPNGEHTSTQMGSGHFAEDGFGKASYFRNLEVVDSDNSLSSVRGISTLAENTNCYNIKSFYNDQWGTYFYYGGPGKNPQCP; encoded by the exons atgggtATTCTTGCTGGAAGGAAGAGAGCTCTTCTtctgtattattattatgttgtacccttattattatttttattctttgtcCAAACATTTTCACTTGTTTCGGCTCTAAACTACACCACCAAACAGCAAGTTAGTAGCTTGAGACTCGATAGGATTCGAAGGCACTTGGACAAGATTAACAAGCCTCCTGTCATCACCATACCa AGCCCAGATGGAGATATCATTGATTGTGTTCACAAGAGAAAACAACCAGCTTTAGACCATCCTAAACTAAAGAATCACAAGATCCAG AAAGTAGCACCAGAAATGCCAAAATTTAAGAAGAAAAGGGAAGAAAATGATGAAATGGGgagttcatcatcatcatcatcaaataGTGGTAGTAGTAATGAAGTGAAAGGTGCAATGTTAATGCAAATGTGGCACACAAATGGAACAAGAAGATGCCCTAAAGGAACGGTCCCCATTCGCCGGAGCACCACTCATGATGTCTTAAGAGCAAAGTCTTTGTTTGACTTTGGTAAGAAACAACGGAACACTAACTCTTTATTGCATCGCCGCCGTAGAGAAGACGCTCCAGATGTTGTCAGTGGCAATGGCCATGAG CACGCGATAGCGTACACAGGATCATCAGAAGAAGTGTACGGGGCAAAAGCGACCATAAACGTGTGGGACCCATCAATCGAAGTGGTGAACGAGTTCAGTCTCTCTCAGATTTGGGTTCTTTCGGGATCATTCGACGGCTCAGATCTCAACAGCATAGAAGCAGGATGGCAG GTCAGTCCGGAGCTTTATGGTGACAGCAGACCCAGATTGTTCACTTATTGGACG ACGGATTCGTATCAAGCAACAGGGTGCTACAATCTCCTCTGCGCAGGATTTATTCAAACAAATAGCAGAATAGCCATTGGAGCTGCCATATCCCCAGTCTCTTCATTTTCTACCAACCAATACGATGTAACCATTTTGATTTGGAAG GATCCAAAGCTTGGAAATTGGTGGATGGGATTTGGTGACAATACCCTAGTAGGGTACTGGCCGGCTGAGCTATTCACACACCTAGCAGAGCACGCCACCATGGTGGAGTGGGGTGGCGAGGTGGTGAACTCAAGGCCGAATGGCGAGCACACGTCGACACAGATGGGTTCGGGGCACTTCGCAGAAGATGGGTTTGGTAAAGCTAGCTATTTTAGGAACCTTGAGGTGGTGGACTCGGACAACAGCCTCAGCTCGGTTAGAGGCATCTCCACATTGGCTGAGAATACCAATTGTTATAACATAAAGAGCTTCTACAATGACCAATGGGGCACTTACTTCTACTATGGTGGACCTGGAAAAAATCCACAATGCCCATGA